A window from Bacillaceae bacterium S4-13-56 encodes these proteins:
- a CDS encoding acyl-CoA dehydrogenase, which yields MNFQLTEEQEMLRKMVRDFAKKDVEPTAAERDEEERFDREIFDKMAELGLTGIPWPEEYGGIGADYVSYVIAVEELSRVCASTGVTLSAHLSLASWPIFKYGSEEQKKTFLTSLATGEKLGAYALSEPGAGSDVASMRTTAKKDGDYYVLNGSKVWITNGGVADLYIVFAKTDVDAKHKGISAFIVEKGTPGFTFGKKEKKLGIRSSPTTELIFENARVPAANMLGAEGEGFTIAMTTLDGGRNGIAAQAVGIAQGALDAAVAYAKEREQFGKPIAKQQGVSFKLADMATEIEASRLLTYQAAWLESQRLPYGKASAMSKLFAGDTAMRVTVEAVQVFGGYGYTKDYPVERYMRDAKITQIYEGTNEIQRLVIGRMLTQE from the coding sequence ATGAATTTTCAGTTAACAGAAGAGCAGGAAATGTTAAGAAAAATGGTACGGGATTTTGCGAAGAAGGATGTTGAGCCTACAGCAGCTGAGCGTGATGAAGAGGAGCGCTTTGACCGTGAGATTTTCGATAAGATGGCGGAGCTTGGTTTAACCGGGATTCCGTGGCCGGAGGAATATGGTGGTATTGGTGCGGACTATGTGAGTTATGTGATTGCTGTGGAGGAGCTGTCTCGAGTGTGTGCTTCAACAGGGGTAACTTTGTCAGCACATTTATCATTGGCAAGCTGGCCGATCTTTAAGTATGGAAGCGAGGAGCAGAAAAAGACTTTCTTGACTTCACTAGCAACTGGGGAAAAACTAGGAGCTTATGCATTGTCTGAGCCAGGAGCAGGATCGGATGTTGCCTCGATGAGAACGACTGCTAAAAAAGATGGAGACTACTATGTGCTTAATGGAAGCAAGGTGTGGATCACCAATGGTGGTGTTGCGGATTTATATATTGTGTTTGCGAAAACTGATGTAGATGCCAAACATAAGGGAATCAGTGCGTTTATCGTGGAAAAAGGTACACCTGGATTTACGTTTGGGAAGAAGGAAAAGAAGCTCGGTATCCGTTCTTCTCCAACGACTGAATTAATTTTTGAGAATGCTAGAGTTCCAGCTGCTAATATGCTTGGGGCAGAAGGGGAAGGTTTTACAATTGCAATGACAACCCTTGATGGGGGTCGAAATGGAATTGCCGCTCAGGCAGTGGGAATTGCTCAAGGAGCACTTGACGCAGCTGTCGCTTATGCAAAAGAGCGTGAGCAGTTTGGGAAACCAATTGCCAAGCAGCAAGGAGTTTCCTTTAAGTTGGCTGATATGGCAACCGAAATTGAGGCATCACGTCTATTAACCTATCAGGCGGCATGGCTTGAATCCCAAAGGCTACCTTACGGAAAAGCGTCGGCCATGTCTAAGCTTTTTGCTGGGGATACGGCCATGAGAGTGACCGTTGAAGCGGTTCAAGTATTTGGTGGGTACGGCTATACGAAGGATTACCCTGTAGAGCGTTACATGAGAGATGCGAAAATCACTCAAATCTATGAAGGAACGAATGAAATTCAGCGTTTGGTTATTGGTAGAATGCTAACGCAGGAGTAA
- the meaB gene encoding methylmalonyl Co-A mutase-associated GTPase MeaB, whose protein sequence is MNSNSTVLIERLKNKDQRALARLISMIENDHPDKLTIMSEIYHQSNNTHYIGITGAPGAGKSSLVNQLIHTLRQKNKTVAVVAVDPTSPFSGGAILGDRTRMYKHFSDDGVFIRSMATRGSLGGLARATKDAVRVCGAFGFDVVFIETVGVGQSELDVMKIADTTVVVLTPNSGDVLQIFKAGIMEIADLFVINKADLQGVQRLKNQLSEFIHITATDEWIFPIIETISTEGKGIEELWEAIQKHKKTTHKKLYQREHEIYELIREELLKEVQQMIEQDPTKQLALQQEQSDPYKLAKQWVKEWTEGRKPPNDPGKGSEHD, encoded by the coding sequence TTGAATTCTAACTCAACCGTACTCATCGAGCGCCTTAAAAACAAAGACCAGCGTGCCTTGGCCCGATTGATTTCCATGATCGAGAATGACCATCCAGATAAACTCACTATCATGAGTGAAATTTATCACCAGTCCAATAATACTCATTATATAGGGATCACTGGTGCCCCGGGTGCTGGGAAAAGTTCACTTGTGAATCAGCTCATTCACACCTTACGCCAAAAAAACAAAACCGTTGCTGTGGTAGCTGTGGACCCAACAAGTCCGTTCAGTGGAGGAGCTATTCTTGGGGACCGCACGAGGATGTATAAACATTTTAGTGACGATGGGGTTTTTATAAGAAGCATGGCTACAAGAGGGAGCCTAGGCGGCTTGGCGAGAGCTACGAAAGATGCTGTTAGAGTATGTGGAGCCTTTGGATTTGATGTAGTTTTTATTGAAACGGTCGGTGTCGGCCAATCTGAGCTAGATGTCATGAAGATAGCTGATACGACCGTAGTTGTCCTTACTCCGAATAGTGGGGATGTCCTGCAAATATTTAAAGCGGGGATCATGGAAATTGCTGATCTTTTTGTAATTAATAAAGCCGATCTGCAAGGGGTTCAGAGGCTTAAAAATCAGTTGAGCGAATTTATTCATATAACAGCCACTGATGAGTGGATATTTCCCATTATTGAAACGATTTCTACTGAAGGAAAAGGTATTGAAGAGCTATGGGAAGCCATCCAAAAGCACAAGAAGACCACACATAAAAAACTGTATCAGCGTGAACATGAAATCTATGAACTTATCCGAGAAGAACTCCTTAAAGAAGTACAACAAATGATTGAGCAAGACCCAACGAAACAATTGGCACTCCAACAGGAACAGTCGGATCCTTATAAGTTAGCAAAACAATGGGTGAAAGAATGGACGGAAGGGAGGAAGCCCCCTAATGACCCTGGAAAAGGTTCCGAGCACGATTAA
- a CDS encoding TetR/AcrR family transcriptional regulator, protein MTLEKVPSTIKDERLIAIRREQMIKAAVILFKEKGFHRTTTRELAKTAGFSIGTLYEYIRKKEDILFLVCDSIYERVKERMDQIIDLKEESQENLTCAIRAYFTLMDEMQDEVLVMYQEVKALPKEAQDYVLKKEKEMVHMLQIVIQNSLDEEKTEDEVFLIANNIFVQGQMWGFRRWALQKKYDLDTYCELQIRNLIHGIL, encoded by the coding sequence ATGACCCTGGAAAAGGTTCCGAGCACGATTAAAGATGAACGCTTAATTGCCATTCGTCGGGAGCAAATGATAAAAGCAGCCGTCATCCTATTCAAGGAAAAAGGATTTCACCGTACAACCACAAGAGAATTGGCGAAGACCGCAGGCTTTAGCATCGGTACGCTCTATGAGTATATTCGAAAAAAAGAAGATATTCTTTTCCTTGTCTGTGATTCCATTTATGAGAGGGTAAAGGAAAGAATGGATCAAATCATTGATCTTAAGGAAGAATCACAGGAAAACCTAACATGTGCGATCCGGGCCTATTTTACTTTAATGGATGAAATGCAGGATGAAGTACTCGTCATGTACCAGGAAGTAAAAGCTCTTCCAAAAGAAGCGCAGGATTACGTTCTAAAAAAAGAGAAGGAAATGGTCCACATGCTACAAATCGTTATTCAAAACAGCTTGGATGAGGAAAAGACAGAAGACGAGGTATTTCTCATTGCAAATAATATTTTTGTGCAAGGACAGATGTGGGGATTCCGTCGTTGGGCGCTTCAAAAAAAATACGACCTAGATACTTATTGTGAACTCCAAATTCGTAACCTTATCCACGGGATTTTATAA